A region of uncultured Desulfobacter sp. DNA encodes the following proteins:
- a CDS encoding PHB depolymerase family esterase — protein sequence MKTKKNCREMKLIILLAITAAMIYGCTVSTTKSATKGGCTMKKKLDIRVMGARRYFLLHLPQGYNPDRKIPLVIVLHGAFSTPVQMEKQTGFSTLSDKFDFLVAYPSGAYGLFGYLKHWNAGHCCGKAAKDNLDDVGFLLAVMDDIQAQFPFDTSRVYMVGFSNGGMLTYRFAAEYPDRLAAAAVLGAAIGGQADAETPLWMPPKPAFPLPLIVFHAKDDQNVPYDGGISPRKRGERTYTPVAQAIDFWVKNNHCPDEPRTETLCRDQVTKTKCADPVHDNDIELYTMDKWGHRWPGRYFTSRLSQEDPLKDFAFEQIIWSFFQNRHRQTNSLLSR from the coding sequence ATGAAAACAAAAAAGAATTGCCGGGAAATGAAATTGATCATCCTGTTAGCGATTACTGCCGCCATGATTTACGGCTGCACCGTTTCCACGACAAAAAGCGCCACCAAAGGCGGCTGCACCATGAAAAAGAAACTGGACATCCGGGTCATGGGGGCCCGCCGTTATTTTCTTCTGCATTTGCCCCAGGGGTACAACCCCGACAGGAAAATACCTCTGGTCATCGTCCTGCATGGGGCTTTCAGCACCCCCGTGCAAATGGAAAAACAGACCGGTTTCAGCACGCTTTCAGACAAATTTGATTTTCTTGTGGCCTATCCTTCGGGGGCCTATGGCTTGTTTGGCTATTTAAAACACTGGAATGCCGGGCATTGCTGTGGAAAGGCCGCAAAGGACAATCTGGACGATGTCGGTTTTTTACTGGCAGTCATGGATGATATTCAGGCTCAATTCCCTTTTGATACGAGCAGGGTGTATATGGTGGGTTTTTCCAACGGTGGAATGCTCACCTATCGCTTTGCCGCGGAGTATCCGGACCGGCTGGCCGCAGCAGCAGTCTTGGGTGCAGCTATTGGGGGACAAGCAGATGCTGAAACACCCTTGTGGATGCCCCCGAAACCCGCATTCCCCCTGCCCCTGATTGTCTTTCATGCCAAGGATGATCAAAATGTCCCCTATGACGGAGGCATCAGTCCACGAAAACGCGGAGAGCGCACATATACGCCGGTGGCCCAGGCCATAGACTTCTGGGTGAAAAACAATCATTGCCCGGATGAGCCCAGAACAGAAACACTTTGCCGCGACCAGGTCACAAAAACAAAGTGTGCCGACCCGGTCCATGATAATGATATTGAGCTGTATACCATGGATAAATGGGGACACAGATGGCCCGGGAGGTATTTTACAAGCCGGCTGAGCCAGGAAGATCCCTTAAAAGATTTCGCTTTTGAGCAGATCATATGGTCTTTTTTTCAAAACCGGCACAGACAGACAAATAGTCTATTGAGTCGTTGA